In Dama dama isolate Ldn47 chromosome 20, ASM3311817v1, whole genome shotgun sequence, a single window of DNA contains:
- the SMIM12 gene encoding small integral membrane protein 12 has product MWPVLWTAVRTYAPYVTFPVAFVVGAVGYHLEWFIRGKEPQPVEEEKSISERREERKLDELLGKDHTQVVSLKDKLEFAPKAVLNRNRPEKN; this is encoded by the coding sequence ATGTGGCCTGTGCTTTGGACCGCGGTGCGCACCTATGCTCCCTACGTCACCTTTCCCGTGGCCTTCGTGGTCGGGGCTGTGGGGTACCACCTGGAATGGTTCATCCGGGGGAAGGAGCCACAGCCTgtggaggaggagaagagcaTCTCAGAGCGCCGGGAGGAGCGCAAGCTGGATGAGCTGCTAGGCAAGGACCACACCCAGGTCGTGAGCCTTAAGGACAAGCTGGAATTTGCTCCTAAAGCCGTCCTGAACAGAAACCGCCCGGAGAAGAACTAA